The sequence ATGTCGACCGCATGGCCGAGTTCATCCTGCGCAAGCACGAGACGACCCAGGAGGTGGAGCGCCCCGCACAGGAGAAAGACCGCCTGACCATCGACTTTTCGGGAACGGACGCCGAAGGCAAAGAGATCACTCCCATCCGCACCCAGGGGCACACGGTCACTCTGGGCAGCAAATCGCTGATCCCGGGCTTTGAAGATGCGCTCATGGGTCTGAAGAAGGGCGACCAGAAGGCCTTCACCCTCACCTTCCCGAAGGATTATCACGCCAAAGAACTTTCTGATAAGCCCGTCACCTTCAGCGTGAACGTGAGCAAAGTGGAGGAGGTGCACATTCCGGAGCTGACCGATGCGTTCGTGAAAGAACAACTGCACGTGGACTCGGCCGAGAGCTTTCGGAAGGAACTGCGCCAATCGATGGTTGCGCAGGAGGAGCACATCGAGCGCCAGCGACGCGAGCAGGCTCTGATGGATGCAATTTGCACGGCCACAGTTGTGGATTTTCCGGCGGAACTGGTGGAAGACGAGGAGCGCGCACTCCTGCAGGATATGGAGGCGCAACTGCAGCGGCAGCAGCGCACGTTTGACGACTGGATGAAGGCAACGGGCAAGAAGCCGGAGGATCTGCACAAGGAACTGTCAGAGCGTGCCAAACAGCGCCTCGCCCTGCGCCTCGGCATTCGTGAGCTTCTGGAAGTGAAGCAGATCGCCGTGACGGACGCAGAGATGGATGAAGCGGTGAGCGGCCTTTTAAGCCCCCTCTCGGAACAGGAACGCAAGAATGTGGAAGGCGCCTACCGCAAAGGCGAGCAGGCCTACGAGCAGCTCAAGTGGCAGAAGAGAGTCGAGAAGCTGTTTGAGGGCATGTTGGGCTGAGTGATGTATCTCTTTCTCCTCACGCAGGAGAAGGGCGTGGGGCGTGGGGCGTAGGAATAGCCGGAAAAGTCTTCTTCGAGAAACCTACACCCTACCCCCTACACCCTACACCCTCACCCGCTATCTCCACCTCACCCCGATCCGCCTCCCGGAGCTCGACTGTTTGAACATCTTGCACTTCTCGCGGTGCACCATCACGGTCCCTGTACGATTGATGACGCCGCTGATCTTGCCGCGGGGCTCGGCTTCCGGTGAGCAGCACTTGGCGTAGCGCGTGGGCATGGGAACACTTCCCTCCACGGAGAGTTCGTTGTCTTTGCGTTGCAGCCGACCGGTACGTTTCTTCACCTGCTCCTCTGCGGGCCCTTTGCCGCGCAGCGCCTCCAGACGGCGGAAGAAGGAAGACGGCTTCTCGGCGCCCTGACCGACCTTCATGAGCAGGTCTTCGCGCTGCTGCATCGAGAGCGTCTCGTTATCGCACACCTTCAGGATCGTGAGATCGGTGTCGAGCGGCGACAGGTGGTGCTTGCGCAGCTCCTCATTGAGGAGTTGGCGGCCGTGGTCGATGAGGCGCGGACGATCCTGCGCGGCGAGGTAGCGCTTGAGCTTGCCGCGGGAAGAGGCCATTTTGAGAAGCTGCATCCAACGCGTGGAGGGACGCGGCGGCGACTGTTTCTGAATCTCGACCACATCGCCGTTCTCGAGCCGGTACGTGAGCGGGACAATGGACCCGTTGACCCGTGCGGAGCTGAAGGAGATACCGAGATCGGTATGCACCGTGAAAGCGAAATCGAGTGGCGTGGCCCCTTCGGGAAGCTCAACGATCTCGCCCTTGGGCGTTAAGACGAAAATGTGATCCACGAAGGGTGACGCACGCGTACCCGAGACCGATTCCTGCGACAGGAGCATCCGCTTGAGTTGTGCATGCTTCACGGCTTCGCTGGCCGCACCCTCCTTGTACGCCCAGTGTGCGGCTACGCCGTACTGCGACTCGCGGTGCATGCTGAGCGTCCGGATCTGGACTTCGATGCACGTATCGTCAGCTGCGCCGGGCAGCTGGAGAATCGTCGTGTGCAGACTCTGGTATCCGTTCGGCTTGGGAAAGGCAATGTAGTCCTTGAAACGGTGGGGCACGGGCCGGCCGACCTGGTGCAGGAGCCCGAGCGCCTGGTAGCACTCCGCCTCACTCTCGACGATGACGCGCAGCGCGTAGAGATCGAAGAGGTCATGAATGTGCGTGATCGCCTTCTCCTGCATCTTGAGGAAAATCGAGTACATTTCTTTCTTGCGCCACTCGATCTCTATCACAATGCCGCGCGCACGGAAAAAACTCTGCAGTTCTGCGGCGGCCCGCGGCAGGAAATCTCCTTTCTCCGCGTCGAACTGTGCGATCTGTTCCTGAATCCGGCCGGCATCGAGCGGGTAGATCACCGGGAACGCGCGATTCTCAAGCTCGTGTTTGAGAGAGTAGATACCCAGCCGTGCCGCCACGGGTGCGAAGAGCTGCAGCACATCGTGGCAGAGGTGCTTACGATCCTCGACAGGAATGGTATCGATGAGCCGCAAGATAGCCGCCCGGTCACAGAGCGTGATGAGCACGGTGCGCACGTCATCCGAGACCGAGAGGAGCATGAGCCGCAAATCTTCGATGCGGCTGCGGCGCGCATGGAGTGTCACGTGCGAGAGCAGGTAGACATTGCTCACGAGGGAACGGACAGCCGGTCCGAACTGCTCCTGGAGTTCCGCGAGCGAAAGCACACTCTCATCAAGGGCGTGGTGGAGCAGGACCGCAATGACGGCATCCTCATCGGGATGGAACGGGGCGAGGGCCCCGAGTGTCTCGAAGACGTGGTCCAAAATGGGCACGCCCGAATGGTGCATGTGGTGACTGTAGAGCTCCCGGGCGAGGCCGAGTGCCCGCGTGATGCGCCGCTCATCGAGCTCCGGTGCCTCGCCGTCGATGGTCAGACGACTGAGGAGCGCCGCGAACTCTGCAGTGGTGACAAGAGCCATGGGAAGCAGCATTCTAGCACCTTCCTTGCGCCTGGGCAGGCAGGTCGCAGGGAATCAGCATACCGCAGAAAATAGCGGAGAAAGAAGGATGGGCGGCATTCTACCACCCCGATTTCTGCTTCATTTTTCGAGCACAAGTGTCACGGGACCGTCATTGATCAGATGCACGGACATCTCTGCGCCGAAGACGCCGCCCTCGACTTTCGGGACCTTCAGCTCCGTGAGCTTCTTCAGAAAATACTCATAGAGCACGGTCGCCTCATCGGGCGGAGCGGCTGCCGTGTAGTCCGGACGATTCCCCTTTGCTATGTCCCCTGCCAGCGTGAACTGCGACACGACGAGCACCTCTCCGCCAATGTCGAGGAGCGAACGATCGTTGATCTTGCCATCGGTACTATCGAAGAGCCGGAGTTTCACGAGCTTCTCGGCAAGCCACTGCGCCTGCAGGGCGGTGTCGCCGCGCATCACGCAGAGCAGAATGAGGTACCCCGGGCCGACTGCACCGACGACAGAACCATCAACCGTGACGGAAGCTTCTTTCACCCGTTGGAGAACCAAGCGCATGGGGAGAGTGTAGCGGAAGTATCATACTTCAATCTTGCGGTCACTCATCAGCCAGACAATCGACGATCAAATCTGGGGAAGAAGTTCCAACAAGTATCGCCGCATACCCTCTGCGTGGTCCTTGGTCTTTTTTTCCGGTGCATCCGATCTTCCGCCGAATGCCCCGAATCCATGTTCGATTGTAGAGAGACGTTTGACGGGGCGGGGAACCAGCGCAATCGGGACGGCCACAGAATGGGGCACGTGCGCCCCGGCAATGTCCGCCACGACCCGCGATGCAGACGGAGATCGCAATGAACCGGAGACGACCAATCTGGAATCACCCCATCGTTTGAAGTGCGCCTGCAGGGCTCCCCCAGTTGCATTGGCCAGATCCCGTGCACCGCAACCATCTGTCACCACTTGCACGGTCTGACGCGACTTGTCTTGCGTGATGAGCTCTGCACCGTAGACACCCACAGTATTGGAGACGATTTCGGCTCTCAACGCATCGAGTTTTGACGCATCGCGCATGCGAAGAACGGCGATCATCTCGAAGGACTGAGACCCCGGCGGATGAGGATGGCAACTCAATTGAACCATTTCAACCTTCTTCCCTTCTGCTTCCAGCTGGCGCACAACGTCCAGCTGCGGACCGGTCCGTCCGTCCCCGACGATGCGCACTACGAACTCCTCAATGCGTTGCGCAGGTCCGTGCTCATCCGTCCCCTCCGCCAGATCATCCACCTCCGGACGAGAGGCAAGACTCTCATAGACAGGATGAACACGAACACGACTCCCCAAACCCGACATCGCATGGAGAAATTCCAAGATTCTTCCGATTGCAGGGAGGCCGGCCGTGAGCTGCAGCCTCACCTCTCCCCCTTTCTCCACCTTCATGGAGCCGCCCAAGCTCGTCATGATGTGTTTCAGGAACGCAGCTTGATCGTGATGACAATTGAGGAGCAGACGCAGGTGCTGTCGCGCGGATGCCTCCATATCCCGAACTGCGTCGACCCCCTTTCCCTCATGCAAGACATCTTCGGGTTTCTTGAACCAGGGCTGTCTCGCGAGCAGCAAAGCGGGCGGGAGTACCAGCGTTACCTTTCTGCCGCCATCCGGCGCCGGGGTGATCGTGAACTCCTCAGGATGATATCCCTGGCCTCGTACCGCGCCGAGCACAGCGCCCGCGCTACCGTCATGCAGCGTCACTTCAAGGACATCGGATGATGTTTTCTCTTCCGGCATGAAAATATTCTGTAATGCTTCGTGCATTACGTCTAGTATTTTGACTCCACAGTTGACATATTTTATTTTGATTGCTTATCAAGCAATATAAACGGCGCAGAATTATTGACTCTTGGGGATTTCTCTCTATCCTTTGGTTTCGACCGAAGACCGAGGGCACAAGGCCGCAGGCCGAAATAAGCCCCTCCGAGGCATACAGCATCGGCCACCCGGTTCCGACTTGGTGCTTCGTGCCGTGTGCCTCGCTGGTCTCCCGGTCAAACGGGAGATTTTTGTATCTACGCATTGTCTCTCCGTTCCTCCCCCTACGCCCTACTCCTAACCCTACCCCCTAGACCATGCCCGTCACCCGCGCACAGAAAGAGGCACAGCTCACGGAGCTCAAAGAGAAAATGAGTAAGTCCCAATCGCTGATGTTCGCCCAGTATATCGGGCTCAAGGTGAGCGAAGTCGGCGAACTCCGCCAGAAGCTCAAAGAAGCCAATGCCGAAATGAAAGTGGCCAAGAAGACGCTCATGCGTCTCGCCACCAAAGATGCCGGCCTCCCCGAGATCTCTGAAAAGAATCTGACAGGCCCCGTCGCCTGCATCTTTAGCTTCTCAGATCCCCTCTCGGGTGCACAGGTCGCCTTCAAGTTCGCCAAAGATCACGCCCAGGTGAAGATCATCGGCGGCATTTTCGACGGCAAGCTCCTCACGAAAGAAGAGGCGGTTGAGATGGCCAAAATGCCGGGCCGGGAGCAACTGCTCGCGATGTTCGCTTCGATGTTGCAGTCTCCCCTCGTTTCCTTCGCCAGCGTGTGCTCCTCCCCACTCACCGGTATGGCCCGGGGCCTCTCGGAGCTCGCCAAGAAGAATGCTGCTTCTGCTCCTGCTCCTTCCCCTTCGCCCGAAACTCCTCAGTCCTAAGTCCAATTCCCGAGTTCCCTAGTTCCCTACTTCCCTAGTTCCCTACTTCCCTACCCCCTATCCCTATGGCAGACGTCGCAGACGCACCGGTCCTCTCCGCAGGAGAGAAAGCGGTCATTGACGCCGTTGAGAAGCTGAATGTCGTGCAGCTCAATAACGTCGTGAAGTACATGGAAAAAGTGTACGGCATTTCCGCCGCTGCCCCTGTGGCAGTCGCCGCCGCTCCCGCAGCAGGGGGAGGTGAAGCTGCCGAGGAGAAATCTTCGTTCGACGTGGAGCTCACCGATAGCGGCGCGCAGAAGATCGCCGTGATCAAGGTGGTCCGCGAGATCACGGGGCTTGGCCTGGGTGAAGCCAAGGCCGCCGTGGACAGCGCTCCGAAAGTCCTCAAGGAGGGCGTCGCCAAGGCCGATGCCGAAGAGATGAAGAAGAAGCTCGAGACCGCAGGAGCCAAGGTCACATTGAAGTAAATCTGGTTTTACTTAGCCGCAGCTGGGGTCCTGCACCTCGGCTGCGGTTTTGTGAGTAGAATGAGTGAGGGATGGACACACGCTCAGCACCGACGGCTCGCTATCTCGAAATCGACGTGCTGCGTACGGTGGCGATCATCTGCATGGTGATCTATCACGCCGCTTTCGATCTCGCCTTCTTCCACAGCTTCCCTCTCGAGCCGACTGCGGGGGGCTGGCTTTGGCTCCAGCGGCTCACGGCAAACCTCTTCCTGCTGATCGTCGGGGTGAGCTTCGCGATCTCGTACGGACGCATGACGGAGCGGGATGCGGGGATGCGCGAGATCGTTGCGAAATACTGGAAACGCGCCGCCCTGCTGCTCCTGATCGCATCTGGCATTTCGGGAGTGACGTACCTCTTCGTCGGGAATGAGTGGATCCGGTTTGGCGCGCTGCACCTCATCGGCACAGCTCTGCTCCTGCTGCCGTTGCTCATGCCACTCAAAGAAGGGACCGCGCTCCTCGCCCTCTTGGTCCTGTTCCTCTCACCGTTTCTCCGGGGGCTTTCCGTCGATTCTGCTCTCCTCCTGCCGCTCGGCCTGCCGCCGCGATCTTTCGCCTCGGTCGATTACCTCCCCCTGATCCCATGGATGGCTCCGGTCCTCTTCGGAACCGCACTGGGGAACATGCTCTACAACCGCCGTTGGCTCCGCCGACACCTGCCAAGAAACCGTTTCACCGTGCTCCTCGCCCTCCCCGGGCGTCACGCGCTCATGATTTACCTACTCCACCAGCCGATTCTGCTCACGATCCTCTGGATCCTCCTCAGACAACCGAACATCTCATAAAAAATCATGAAGAAAAATTCAGCGCCGAAGGCAAGCTCCGCTTGCCTGGAGGCGCACCAATGAGGGAAAGGAGAGCTCATGAGAGGAAAACCGCAGGTTTTCCTTTCATGAACTTTTTCGCTACACTCCCCCTCGATGTCTTTCTCTGTCCGCCGCGTCAGTCAGGCGCGTTCGAAGTGTCGTTTCCCGTGGGCTACTCTGTCCATCCTGCTGAGCATGCTGCGCCCGCTCGCCGGTTGGTACACGGGATGGAAAGCACGAAAGAAGGAAGAGGCTCTTCACGAACATCGCACATTGCTCCTCAAGCGTTCTCTGCTCATCCTCATCGCCGTTCTCTGCGCGTTTCTGCTGTTCGCTGGAACGGTAAAAGCACTCGTGGGGCTGCGGATCATTTCGATGCGATCGCTCGTGTCGCTCACCGGGGCGGAACTCCCCAAAGATGAACAGGGATTCACCACAATCCTCCTGCTCGGCCTGGGTGATGACAGCCATGATGGCAAAGATCTCACGGATACGATCATCGTGGCGAGCATCGACCCGTCACAGACCAAGAGCGCCGTACTCCTTTCGCTCCCCCGCGATCTGTACTTCTTGAAGACCGAGAAAATGGGCAAGGGCCGCCTCAACAGCCTCTACCGCGATTACAAAATCCTCCTCAGGCGTCAGGGCATGCAGGAGCAGGAAGCCTCGCTGGAGGCGATGAAAGAGCTGAGTACAGTCATCGGTGATCACCTCTCGCTGCCGATTCATCACGTCATCAAGGTGAACTTCACCGGATTCAAGCAGGCGGTGGATGCGATCGGAGGCATCGATGTCACCGTTCCGGAGCCGATCAATGACACCGAGTATCCGGACGAAAACTACGGGTACGAGCCGTTCTCTATCGCCGCAGGACCCGCGCACCTCGATGGCGAAACAGCCCTCAAGTACGCGCGCAGCCGCCACTCCTCCAGTGATTTCGGCCGCTCGGCCCGCCAGCAGCAGATCATCGTCGCCATCGGCGAAAAGGTAACGAAAGAAGGTCTCTACAAAAATCCCGCAACGGTCACCGACATGATGAAAATTTTCTCGGACCACGTGCAGATGACCATGACCACCCGCGAATTGATCGGGCTGGCTGACCTTGCAGAGAAGACCACTCCCGACCGTGTCATCACCCTGCAGCTCAATGACCGCAACGGGCTCTACGAAAGCATGGTGGAGCCGGGCGGCTTTCTCTACACCCCGCCCCGTGATCAGTTCGCGGGGGCTTCGGTGTTGCTCCCCGTTTCCATTCCGGCATTTCCGGTGACCTGGAAGCAGATCCATGCGCTCAGCACGCTCCTGTTTAGGCAGCGGGCCATGTACATCGCCCGTCCGTCCATCGCCATTCTGAATGCCGGGGCCAAGAGCGGGCTCGCCCGTACACTGGGGAACGAACTGACCCGCTACGGCTTCAACGTGGTACGGATCGAGAACGCGAATATCTCCAAGGAGGAGCTGAAGAACACGAATAATCCGAGCTTCGTCTACGCGAGCCAACCGACCGACGCCAACGCGAAGGAATTCTTCTCTGAGCTACTCGATCTGCCGGTCGTCTCCTCCCCTGTTCCTGCCATCCCGCCCGAGCAAATGGCGCAGATCGTCATCTTGCTCAGCAAGGACTATACGTTCCAGCCACTCCAGGACCTCCTGACCACCCCATGAATCCGCGCGAGATCATCGCACAAGCCTGGGCGATCACCCTCAAGGAACGCCAGCTGCGCAAGTGGGGATTTGCCTCATCGCTCTTAGAGACCCTGCTCAATACCAAGCTCCTCATCTACCAGACTTGGTTTGTAATCAGCTACATGCAGGGCGACCCCATCGGTTTCTTCGCCGATGTGGAATGGCTGAGCGCGCACCTCTCGTTCGGATGGGTCGTGACCATCGTCTCCTTCTTCGGGGTGCTGATCTTCATCGAGTGGCTGTTCCCGCACTTCGCCAAAGGGGCGATTGTCGGACTCGCCGCCAAATCCTACAAGAAGGAAGAGGTGAAAGGCGGACTGGTGCTGGCCGTGTACAACTTCTTCCCGCTCTTCGCGATCCATGAGTTCTTCTTCATCGGCAGCATCTCGATGGTGATCACCTTAGGCTCGGTCATGCTCCGGTACGCTCCCGAGATCGCGCCATTCGGCATTTTCCTGCTCTGCCTCTTCTTCGTCGGAGCCAACATCCTCCGCTTCTTCTTCATCATGTCGGAGGAGGGCGTGGTGATTCGCAAACTCAGCATCGGCAAGGCGATGGCTGCCAGCTTCAAACTGGTCATCAGCTACCTGGGGCATGTGGTCTTTCTGCTCATCCTGGGCTTTCTCATCAGTCTCCGCATCTTCGCGAACGCCCTGATGATCTTCCTCGTGCCGGGCATCGTGATCGGTATCGCCTTCCTCTTTGGCAGCTTCCTCCCCTTCGGGATAGCCATTGCGATTGGCGCTGCCCTCGGGCTCATTATCATCGGGCTCACCAGCTATCTCTTCGCCTACCTCGAGGTCTTTCGCCAGAACGTGTGGACGATTACGTACCTGGAATTGAGCAAGTTGAAAGAATTGGACGTGATTGAATCATGAGAGACAAACCTTCAGCCTTCGCCCATCCACCGTCGCTAAAGCTATGGTGGACGAGTCGGGCTACGGCCGACAAGCCGGTTTTTCTCTCATGAGCTCTCTTTTCCAGCCTTCGCGCAGCGGAGGCTGCCCACCGTAGCCTTGGCGAAGGTGGGCCTCTCAACACAAGTGTTGGCTGCGCTACGGCCGGCAAGCCCTTGAGTGGTGTCGCTCCCCGCCCGTACCGAACGGTACGTTCGGACGGGCAGCCGTGGGTCCCGGCAAAGCCACCCACGGCTTCGCGACGGATCATTGAATACAAATGAGAGAGATCCGCCGCCACGGGGGGTGAAGGGGAAGGCCCTGCCGCGAGCGGTCGGCCGACGAGACGAGCCGAAGCCTTGGAGGCGAGGCGAGGAGGCACAGGGCCGGGCGGAGTGGGGATTGGCGGCGGTGCGCTTCTCTTTGCTTCTTTCTCTTGTCGGGCAGACAAGAGAAAGAAGGGACTTCCACTGATACACTCTCCCCATGTCCTCCGACATGCACGATCTTCGATCGAACATCTGGAAGCTCTACGTGCTGAGCGCCACCGCGACCTTCGGCTTTGCACTGCCGATCCTCATTCCCTTTCAGCAGGAGCACGGTCTCACCCTACGTGAGGCGTTTATGCTGCAGGCG is a genomic window of Candidatus Peribacter riflensis containing:
- a CDS encoding trigger factor; the protein is MTHPPKIEREKSGRIECTVSFTKEQTASAEQKALRELAEKVKIPGFRPGKAPQDMVMQKIDQADLLEETIHHLLPETLESLVREHNIQTIISPKISLKQRDPLTLSIVFVERPKVTLKGADKIKIEKKAPKVEDKDVDRMAEFILRKHETTQEVERPAQEKDRLTIDFSGTDAEGKEITPIRTQGHTVTLGSKSLIPGFEDALMGLKKGDQKAFTLTFPKDYHAKELSDKPVTFSVNVSKVEEVHIPELTDAFVKEQLHVDSAESFRKELRQSMVAQEEHIERQRREQALMDAICTATVVDFPAELVEDEERALLQDMEAQLQRQQRTFDDWMKATGKKPEDLHKELSERAKQRLALRLGIRELLEVKQIAVTDAEMDEAVSGLLSPLSEQERKNVEGAYRKGEQAYEQLKWQKRVEKLFEGMLG
- a CDS encoding GTP pyrophosphokinase, which encodes MALVTTAEFAALLSRLTIDGEAPELDERRITRALGLARELYSHHMHHSGVPILDHVFETLGALAPFHPDEDAVIAVLLHHALDESVLSLAELQEQFGPAVRSLVSNVYLLSHVTLHARRSRIEDLRLMLLSVSDDVRTVLITLCDRAAILRLIDTIPVEDRKHLCHDVLQLFAPVAARLGIYSLKHELENRAFPVIYPLDAGRIQEQIAQFDAEKGDFLPRAAAELQSFFRARGIVIEIEWRKKEMYSIFLKMQEKAITHIHDLFDLYALRVIVESEAECYQALGLLHQVGRPVPHRFKDYIAFPKPNGYQSLHTTILQLPGAADDTCIEVQIRTLSMHRESQYGVAAHWAYKEGAASEAVKHAQLKRMLLSQESVSGTRASPFVDHIFVLTPKGEIVELPEGATPLDFAFTVHTDLGISFSSARVNGSIVPLTYRLENGDVVEIQKQSPPRPSTRWMQLLKMASSRGKLKRYLAAQDRPRLIDHGRQLLNEELRKHHLSPLDTDLTILKVCDNETLSMQQREDLLMKVGQGAEKPSSFFRRLEALRGKGPAEEQVKKRTGRLQRKDNELSVEGSVPMPTRYAKCCSPEAEPRGKISGVINRTGTVMVHREKCKMFKQSSSGRRIGVRWR
- a CDS encoding D-tyrosyl-tRNA(Tyr) deacylase gives rise to the protein MRLVLQRVKEASVTVDGSVVGAVGPGYLILLCVMRGDTALQAQWLAEKLVKLRLFDSTDGKINDRSLLDIGGEVLVVSQFTLAGDIAKGNRPDYTAAAPPDEATVLYEYFLKKLTELKVPKVEGGVFGAEMSVHLINDGPVTLVLEK
- a CDS encoding large subunit ribosomal protein L10, producing MPVTRAQKEAQLTELKEKMSKSQSLMFAQYIGLKVSEVGELRQKLKEANAEMKVAKKTLMRLATKDAGLPEISEKNLTGPVACIFSFSDPLSGAQVAFKFAKDHAQVKIIGGIFDGKLLTKEEAVEMAKMPGREQLLAMFASMLQSPLVSFASVCSSPLTGMARGLSELAKKNAASAPAPSPSPETPQS
- a CDS encoding large subunit ribosomal protein L7/L12: MADVADAPVLSAGEKAVIDAVEKLNVVQLNNVVKYMEKVYGISAAAPVAVAAAPAAGGGEAAEEKSSFDVELTDSGAQKIAVIKVVREITGLGLGEAKAAVDSAPKVLKEGVAKADAEEMKKKLETAGAKVTLK
- a CDS encoding cell envelope-related transcriptional attenuator — its product is MSFSVRRVSQARSKCRFPWATLSILLSMLRPLAGWYTGWKARKKEEALHEHRTLLLKRSLLILIAVLCAFLLFAGTVKALVGLRIISMRSLVSLTGAELPKDEQGFTTILLLGLGDDSHDGKDLTDTIIVASIDPSQTKSAVLLSLPRDLYFLKTEKMGKGRLNSLYRDYKILLRRQGMQEQEASLEAMKELSTVIGDHLSLPIHHVIKVNFTGFKQAVDAIGGIDVTVPEPINDTEYPDENYGYEPFSIAAGPAHLDGETALKYARSRHSSSDFGRSARQQQIIVAIGEKVTKEGLYKNPATVTDMMKIFSDHVQMTMTTRELIGLADLAEKTTPDRVITLQLNDRNGLYESMVEPGGFLYTPPRDQFAGASVLLPVSIPAFPVTWKQIHALSTLLFRQRAMYIARPSIAILNAGAKSGLARTLGNELTRYGFNVVRIENANISKEELKNTNNPSFVYASQPTDANAKEFFSELLDLPVVSSPVPAIPPEQMAQIVILLSKDYTFQPLQDLLTTP